CTTCGCCAGCAGCGACGCATCGAGCGATCCTTTTCGGGCAAATCCCTGCTGCCAGGACCGCAGCACTTCCCGCGACAGCTCGACGAGGATTTCAGAACCCAGCTTCTGCCTCGCCGAACTGCCGTCGGCACCTCTGGTGTCGAATTCCGCGTCGGCAAGGCCCTGGAAGAGTTCCGAGGCGGTAACGAAAAGATCGACCAGAGCAGCGTGACGTTCGATGCCGGCAGGCAGATCGCCAATCGCTTCAGCCTCGGCCAGGACAGCTTCCCTGAGCTGCTCTGCGCTATGCGTTCGCTTGTGGTCGCCGAAGACGATCATACGGCTCCTGCCTGCTGTCTGGTCGCCAACGCGAAGCGGCGCCTGTTTGATCCGCAATCGGGCTCGGCAATTTTTCGCGGCGCGAAGGAACATTCGCGGCCGCTCCCGGTTCGGCGCCGAGGAACTTACCTCCAACCAAAGAGGCCGTGGTTTCGTGACATCGAAGAAGGTTCGTATCGGCATCGTCGGCGTAGGCAATTGCGCATCATCGCTTGTGCAAGGTCTCTCCTACTATCGCCACGCCAACGGCAACGAGCCGATCCCCGGACTGATGCATGCCGATCTCGGCGGCTACCATGTTGACGATATCGAGGTGGTCTGCGCCTTCGATGTTGCGGAAAACAAGGTTGGGCGCGATGTGGCGGAAGCGATCTACACCGCGCCCAACAACACTTTCCGTTTCGCCGACGTTGCACCGACTGGGGTCCGCGTGGATCGCGGCCCGACGCTCGACGGCATCGGCAAATATCTCCGGGACCAGATTCCGGAGTCTGGCGAGCCGGTTGCCGACGTGATCGCTCGACTCCGGGAGAGCGGGGCCGAGATTCTGATATGCTATCTTCCGGTGGGCTCCGAAGCGGCCGCCCATTTCTACGCGGAATGCGCGCTCGATGCAGGCTGCGCCTTCGTCAATTGCATCCCTGTCTTCATCGCTTCGCGGCCGGAATGGCGCCAACGCTTCGAGGAGCGCGGCCTTCCCCTGGTCGGCGACGACATCAAGAGCCAGGTCGGCGCAACCATCGTGCACCGGCTGCTCGCCAATCTGTTCCGCGAGCGCGGCGTGCGCATCGATCGCACCTACCAGCTCAACTTCGGCGGCAACACCGACTTCCTCAACATGCTCGAGCGCGAGCGGCTGGAATCGAAGAAGATCTCGAAGACGCAGTCCGTCACCAGCCAGATCGACGTCCCGCTCGAGGCCGGGAACATCCATGTCGGACCCAGCGACCATGTCCCGTGGCTGACCGACCGCAAATGGGCCTATATCCGCGTCGAAGGCACCACCTTCGGCGGCGTGCCGCTCAATGCCGAACTCAAGCTGGAGGTTTGGGATTCGCCCAATTCGGCAGGCGTCGTCATCGACGCCGTCCGCTGCGCGAAGCTTGCCCTCGACCGCGGTATTGCCGGCGCGCTCACAGGCCCCAGCAGCTACTTCATGAAGTCGCCGCCGGAGCAGTTCACCGACGCAGAGGCGCGCCTGCGCACGCTCGCCTTCATCGCCGGCAATGACGAGCCGATGCTGGACGCCGCCGAATGACCACCACCTTCTTTCTCATCCGCCACGCGGCGCATGATCATGTCGGCTCGTACCTGGCCGGGCGGCTCGAGGGCGTTCGCCTGGGCGAAGCCGGCCAGGCGCAGGCGTTGCATCTGGCTCGCCGCATGGCACGCGAACCGCTCGCCGCGATCTTGAGCAGTCCGCGCGAGCGCACGCTGGAAACAGCGAAGCCGATCGCCATCGCTTGCGAGATTGAGAAGATCGCGATCTGCAAGGAACTCGACGAGATCGACTTCGGCGAATGGTCCGGCAAGACCTTCGAGGAACTCAACGGTGACGCAAGCTGGCGGCTTTGGAACGACCAGCGCCAGAGCGCCCGCACGCCGAGCGGCGAGACCATGCTGGACGTGCAGCACAGGATGATCGGCCTGATGGACGCGCTGCGCGAGAATGGACAGGGTCAGTGCATCGCGCTTGTCAGCCATGCCGATGTCATCAAGGCGGCTGTCTGCGCGATCCTCGGCCTCCCGCTCGGCGATTGCTTCCGCTTCGACATCGCGCCGGCCTCCATCACAACGGTCGTCCACGGCGACTGGGGGTCGAAGCTGGTCCGTTTGAATGAAATCGCCTGACGGGAGCGGCAACCGATGCGCATGGTCATTTTCGGCCTCACCGTCACATCCTCGTGGGGCAACGGACACGCCACGCTCTGGCGCGGACTGATCGGCGCTCTGGCGCCGCTTGGCTGGTCGATCAGCTTCTTCGAGCGCGATACGCCCTACTATGCCGGCGCCAGGGACATCGACCGGCTCAAGGGCGGGAATATCGTTCTCTACGCAGACTGGGAGGACATCCGCCAGGAGGCCGAGGCTGCGATACGGGAAGCCGACGTCGTCATCGTCACCTCCTATTGTCCCGATGCCGTCGAGGCCTCGCGGATCGCGAATGACAGCTGCCGCGGCCTGAAGGTCTTTTACGATCTCGATACACCGGTGACGCTGGCGAGCATCGAGCGAGGTGATTACCCGGCCTATTTCGAGCCGAAGGGGTTGCGCGATTTCGATCTGGTCCTGAGCTATACCGGAGGGCCGGCGATCGACACACTGAAGAGCATTCTTGGCGCCCGTCATGTCCTGCCGCTCTACGGCCATGTCGATCCTGACCGGCACCGGCCGGCGCAGCCAAGGCCCGAGTTCGCATGCGACCTGTCCTATCTCGGCACCTATGCCGCGGACCGGCAGGCGGCCGTGGAAAGGCTGCTCGTCGCTCCAGCGGCCCGACTGCCGAACCGCCGTTTCGTCATAGGCGGGGCGCAGTACCCGCAGGACTTCCCCTGGAGCAGCAACATCTATTTCGTCAGGCACCTGCCCCCCGCCGACCACCCGGCCTTCTTTTCCTCCTCGCGCCTGACGCTCAACGTCACCCGCGAAGCGATGGCGCGACAGGGCTGGTGCCCGTCAGGCCGTCTGTTCGAGGCGGCTGCGTGCGGCGCCGCGATCATCTCCGACGACTGGGCCGGCCTCGACAGTTTCTTCACGCCCGGCAGCGAGATTCTGTTGGCGCACAGCACCGGCGACGTCGTTGCCGCGCTTGGCCTGTCCGACAATGAGATCGCAACGCTCGGCCGCCGCGCCCGGGAGCGTGTCCTCGACGAGCATACCTCAGCGCATCGCGCCGCCGAACTCGACCGCATCCTGAACGACGCTTTTGCATCCACGTCGAGGGGCACAATGGAGGAAGCTGTCTGATGTTTGGCATCGTGCCTGCCGCCGGTCGTGGCAGCCGCATTCAGCCGCTGGGTTTCTCCAAGGAGCTGCTGCCGGTCGGCAGCCGCCTGGACGGCCAGACCGAACGCCCTTGCGCGGTGAGCGAATATCTGGTGCGGCGCATGGTGCGCAACGGCGTCGACCGCATCTGCTTCATCATCGGTTCCGGCAAGTCGGACATCCTCGAATATTACGCCGCCGGCTATGGCGACGCCGCGGCGATCTTCGTGGCGCAGCCGTCTCCGATCGGACTCTGCGACGCGATCTTCCGCGCCGCGCCGCTCGTGACGCCGGACGAAACGGTCCTGATCGGCCTGCCGGACACGATCTGGTTCCCTGAAGACGGCTTCTGCCGTCTGGCCGACGACCGGCTGTCCTTCCTGATGTTTCCGGTCGATCGCCCGGAACTGTTCGACGCCGTCGTCCTCGACGAGAACGGGCGGGTCGAGCAGATCCAGGTCAAGCAAGCTGACGCCGCGACAAACTGGGTCTGGGGCGCCTTCAAGATGCCGGGCCGTATCTTTCATCAACTGGCGGCCCTGTGGCGCCAGCGCGACGGCGTCGACGAGTATTTCGGCACGCTGGTCAACGCTTATCTCGCAGGCGGAGGCGAAGCTTACGGCGTCAAGGCGGGGACGGCCTATGTCGATGTCGGTACCTTCAACGGCTATCGCACGGCGCTCAGGCTGCTCGAAAGCAACGACGCCATCGATGACGGGACCCTGCCGACATTCGCATCGCAGGACTGTCCGGCAGTGCCAACCGTTCCAGGCGAAGGAGCTTAGCCATGCTGCATTCCAGCACGGAAATACGCCGCCGCATCGACGCATTGGGGCCGTGGTTCCACAATATGGAGCTCGCGGGCGTGGAGACTGCTCCCGATCATTTCCTCGGCAACTATCCGCTGATCAAATGGCGCAAATTCGCGGATGCCATTCCGACAGATCTTTCGGGCAAGTCGGTGCTCGATATCGGCTGCAATGCCGGCTTTTACTCGATCGAAATGAAGAAACGTGGCGCCGATCGCGTGCTGGGAATCGACTTCGACCAAGCCTATCTCGCCCAGGCGCGTTTCGCCGCCGAGATCGCCGACTGCGAGATCGAGTTCCGGGAACTGTCGGTCTACGACGTCGCCTCGCTCGGCGAGCGCTTCGACATCGTGCTGTTCATGGGCGTGCTTTACCACCTGCGCCACCCGTTGCTGGCGCTCGACCTGATCCGCGGCCATGTCGCGAGCGACCTGATGATCTTCCAGTCGATGCAGCGGGGCAGCAACGAAGTCCTGCCGCTTGAGCAGAACTACCATTTCTGGACACGCGACCTCTTCGATCAGCCCGAGTTTCCGAAGCTGCACTTCATCGAGCATCGCTATGCGGACGACCCGACCAACTGGTGGATTCCAAACCGCGCCTGCACCGAAGCGATGCTGCGCAGCGCCGGGTTCGAGATCCTGCTCCACCCGGAAGACGAGGTCTATTTCTGCCGCGCGTCCGGCGAACCGGCCGGCAGCGCCGCCGTCTATCCTTCGAAAGGAGAGACCCATGATTGAAGCCGCCATGATCTGGAACGAGCCCAACAACAAATCGCACTGGGACCCTGAGCTCGACCCCGACTGGAGCCGTTTTGCCACAATGGCGACCCTGGCGGCCGATGCCATCGGCCGGGAAAATCCTGCCATCACAAAGGTGCTGGGCGGCATTTCGCCGATCGATGCCGGGTTCATGACACGCATGAAGGAGTTCGGCGTGCTCGACCATGTCGACGCGGTCGCCGTGCATGGCTTCCCGCTCGACTGGAACCTCTGGCAAATCCACGAGTGGCCGCACAAGCTCGGAGAGATCGCGACGGTCGCCGACATTCCGGTTTGGGTCAGCGAGGTCGGTGTGTCGACCTTTGGCGCCGAGGAGGTGCAAGTCTGGGGCTTGCGCCGGACAGCGGAGCTTTTGCTCGGACTTGCGCCGCGCGTTCAGTGGTACAGCCTCTACGATCTGCCGCGCTCCTGGGAAGCGACGACGCGCCATCGGGAGGCGGAAGGTTCGTCCTATTACAGGCACTTCTACATGGGCCTGCTTCGCGAGGACGGCACGCCCAAGCCGGCGCTCGAGGAATTCGTGCGCCACACTCCGCAAATGGGCCTGGTGCAGTGGTTCCACTATGAGGATCACCGGTTGGACGACGCTGTTGCCTGGATGGAACGTCTGGGTGTCACCCACCTGCGCACCGGCCTGTCTTGGGCCGACAGTTTTCGGCCGAATGCGCTGGACTGGTTCGACCGCCAGATGGAAGCGCTGGCCGACTTCAACGTCACCGTCACCTTCTGCTTCACGCCGGAACATCGGGGCCTGCAGCCTCACCACACCAGCCCACCCCAGATCCCCGAGGAATTCGCCGAGTTCTGCGCGGAGATGATCCGCCGCTATGCTCCCGCGATCGGCGACGAGATGGCGCCGACGCAGCGCGTGTCGGCGGCTTGGTGAGGCCCCAGATCAACGATGACACTGACTGTCCTCAACGTCGCCTACCCTCTCGCGCCCGTCGGGCCGGATGCGGTCGGCGGGGCCGAGCAGGTGCTGTCGGCGCTGGATCGGGCGCTGGTTGAAAAAGGCCACCGTTCGGTTGTCGTCGCCTGCCACGGCTCAAGCACGGCCGGCGTCCTGGTGGAAACACCAGCCGAGGCGGGAGTGCTCGATGAGGCGGCGAAGGACCGAGCTCATCAGGCGCATCGCGATGCGATCGCGACCGCCCGGGCGCGCTGGCCGATCGACGTCGTTCACCTCCACGGGATCGATTTCGATGCCTATCTGCCTGACGACGGTCCCACCCTGGTGACATTGCACCTGCCACTCGGCTGGTACCCGCCCGAGGTGCTGGCGCCGTCACGCGAGGACTTGTGGCTGCATGCGGTCTCGCCGGCGCAGCACAGGACGGCGCCGGCAGGATCGAGACTTGCACGGCCTATCCCGAACGGCGTCGATGTCCATGCGCTGAACGAGCTTCGGTCGCGGCGCAATTTCGCGCTGGTGCTCAGCCGCATCTGTCCCGAAAAGGGCATCCATCTCGCGATAGAGGCAGCCAAGCGCGCTGGCATGCCTCTGGCGATCGCCGGTCAGGTCTATCCCTACGAAACCCATCTGCGCTATTTCGCCGACGAGGTCCGCCCTCGGCTCGATCGCCAGCGGCGTTTCCTCGGGCCACTCGGCTTCTGCGCCAAGCGGCGGCTGCTCAACACCGCACGCTGCCTGGTCATTCCCAGCCTTGCTCCCGAAACAAGCTCGCTTGTCGCGATGGAGGCGCTCGCCTGCGGCACACCGGTCGTCGCGTTCCCGAACGGCGCCCTTCCCGATGTCGTCCAGCACGGCAGGACCGGGTTCCTGGTCAATGACGTCGAGGAGACGGCGAAGGCCATTATCGCTTCCGGAGCCCTGGACCACGAGGCATGCCGTGCGGAGGCGCGTCGCCGCTTCTCGCTTGAGCGCATGACCGCATCCTACATGGATGCCTACGAAGCGCTGGCGAAGCTTGGCACCCGTCGCGCCTTGCTGGGAACCGGCTGATGGGCGGTCTGCGCACCGAGATCATTCGTGACGCGAGAGCATTCGAGGACCTGGAGCCGCATTGGTGGCGGCTCTGGCGGCGGAGCATCTCGGCCACGCCGTTCCAGTCTCCTGCCTGGCTCATTCCGTGGTGGCGGACATTCGCGCCCGGCGACCTTGCGGCCATTGCAGTGTGGAGTGGAGACGCCCTCGCCGGCCTGGCGCCGCTCTATGTCGAAAGGCATGATCGCGGTCAGCGCCTGCTGCCCATCGGCATTTCTCTAAGCGACTACCTCGACATCTTGTGCGTGCCGGAACTGGAAGCGAAGGCTGGCGCCGCCATTGCCGACGCGGTGCTCTCGCTCGAATGGTCGCAATGGATCCTGCCCGACCTCCCGGCCGATGCCGTGTCGCTGAGCCTTGAGCTGCCGAATGCGCAAGAGCGCCGGTCGATGGCGCAGGCCGCCTGTCCCGTGCTGCCGCTCGATGGCGATCGAACCCTGGCCTATTCTGTTCCGGCGAGACGAAGACGTCAGTTGCGCCGCGCCGAGCGAGCCGCCCGGCGAAGGGGAGCCGTTGTCGTCAGGCGCGGCGAGTCCGATCCGCAGATATTTCTCGACCGGCTGATCCGGCTGCATGGCGCGCGCTGGGCCGGTCATGGCGGGGGCGTGCTGTCCGACCTGGCGGTGGAATTTCATCGCAGGGCACTGCCGCGGCTTGCCGATAACGGCCTGGCGCGATGCCTGACGATCGAGATCGGCGATGCCGTCGTCGGTGCCTATTACGGATTTCATCACCGCGACAGGGCCTATGCCTATCTCGGCGGTTTCGATCCAGCCTATGCCGAGGAAAGCCCCGGCGCGATTCTGATCGGCCATGCCATCGCGGAAGCCGCCAACGAAGGCGCGCGCGAGTTCGATTTCCTGCGCGGCCGTGAAGGCTACAAATATGGCTGGGGCGCGAACGACCGCTGGACAGCGCAAAAGGTGTGGATGCGGAGCGCGCCGCCGTGACCCCCGCGAGGCAAACCGGTGCGATCGCCAGGCGCCTGATTGAGGATTACATGGCGGACGGCCTTTCGGTCGACAACGCGCTGGCCAAACTGGCCGTCTGTGTCGACAAGACGACCAGCGCGGCGCAACTGGCGGATGTCGCCCTGGACATGCGCCCGAGCCATGTGCCCCGGCGACGCTGGCTGGAAGGCATCGCCACGATGCTGCGTGACAAGGCCGACGCCTTCGACGCCGTCCGCAGGGTCGCTGCCTGCGTGTCGCATGACCGCGTCAACGGCGAAACGGCCGCCATCACCGTCGAGCGGCTGGCCGGCGGATTCGATCGGGCGGCCGCCATATCTCCGGCCGCCAGCGTGCAACTGTCGTCGCTGGGCGACGAGGACAGCCTCTCGGCCACAACCGGCGAGATTGCCTTGTGGCTGGAACGGCAAGGCATGCTCGGCACCCGCAACCGCATATTGGACATCGGCTGCGGCATCGGGCGCCTCGAACATGCGCTTGGCGCCATGGCGGGACGTATCGTCGGCATCGATATCTCGCCCCGGATGATCGCCCTCGCGCGCCGGCGATGCGCCGGCGTCGCCAATGTGGAATTCCGCCTGACCTCGGGCCTGGATCTCGGTGACTTTGCCGATCAAAGCTTCGACGGCGTGCTGGCTCTCGACAGTTTTCCGTACCTGGTGCTCGCCGGTGTCGCCGAGCGGCATTTCGGCGAGATCTCGCGCGTGCTGCGGCCAGAAGGGATGGCGGCAATCCTCAACTATTCGTATCGGGCGTCGCCAGACATCGATTCCCGCGATATCAACCGTCTTGCCCATGCGTTTGGCATGGACGTCTTGGTCGATGGCGAAATGCCTTTCGGCAGTTGGGACGGCACGGTCTTCCTTATCCGCGTTGCCGGCGGAACATAACGCGCGCGCGGCAGTTCGGTCGCCGAACAGTTTCACGCGGGCAGTCCAGGAGAAGAACAATGGCAACCAGCGGTAAGAAGCATATGGGCCGCGGCAGCCAGGGCAAGGGCTCCGGAACCGGAGCGAAGACGACACTCGCAAAGGACATGGTCGGCGAGAACGAGGTTCTGTCCAACCGGGACAAGAAGCAGCATACGGAGCAACGCGGCCTCGACGGCAACCGGATCAAATCCGATCAGTACCAGGATCACGCGGCGAACCGTCTGCCGAAGGAATGAGTGCATGCTCGCGGATCGCCTTTTGCCCCGAAATCCGAAGACTGCGATGCCGAAATCCCACAGCTTGCGTCGAGCGCCTTGCAAAGGCTGGTCGGGTATGCCTCAGTGAGATCTGAAGGGGCCTCTATTGTTAAGAGAATGCGATGTCTCGCCGGAGCCAGCGCGATCTATGCGCCCAGGCAATCCAGAGCCTGGACCAGGAGATCGCGTCCCTGTTGACCGCCATCGAGCGGGAGAAGGTCCCTGACCGGCAGACCAGGCTTGCACTCGAACTGCAGAACGCGCTGATCGAAAAGCGCAAAGGCGATATGACGGCCGAGCGCGGTTGACGACGTCGCGGCGAGGATGCGGCATTCCTCCGAGACCGGGCCGAAGGGCATTGGCAGTGCCTGCGGTCGTCGTGCCAGCAAGATCGGTGGAACATTAACATAAGTGAATCGTTGTAGCCGGTTAGGAGTCATCCCGATGGCGCAGGATGGCAGAACTCCGGAAGTGGACGAACTCATTCGGCGGCTGGTCGCAACGACGGGCATCACCGAAACGCAGGCGCTTGAACTTGTTTCCCTGCTCGGTCTGAATTGGGCCTCGCTGATGAGAGAGGCGAAAGTCCTGAAAGCAACTCAGCGCCGGTAGGCTGCTTTAGCGTCTTGCGCCTTCAGTATCCCAATGGTCGTCCGAAAATTGGCGTCGTCGCTCGATCAGCGCCTGCGGCGAGCTTTCCCCGAGGAACTCCAGAACACCGGCACGGGCACGATTGAGACGGCTTTTGACGGTGCCGACAGCGCAACCGCATATCTCAGCAGTTTCTTCGTAGCTTACGCCCAGCACGCCGATCAGCACCAGCACCTCACGCTGATGGGACGGCAGTTTCTGGATGGCTCGATGCACTTCCTTGCTTTGGACGGACCAATCCTGCGACGGCTCCGAGATCGGCCGGGTGGAGGCGCAGTCAAGCAGCCCGGGCGCCTCCCTGGCCGCTGCCTTGACACGCGTGTAATGCGTGTTGCGCATGATCGTGAAGAGCCAGGACTTCAGCCGCGTGCCCGGCTCGAACTTGTCCAGGTTGGCAAGCCCCTTGGTCAGTGTCTCCTGCACGAGATCGTCGGCGTCGTCGGGCACCCGACAGAACGTCCGCGCAAAAGCCCGCAAGGCAGGAATAAGATCGACGACGGAGACCTCACCGGCGTCAGGGTTGGACAAATTATGCTCTCTGGGTAACAATTTTCCGGGCCCAGCAAACAGGAGTGGATGAGATGCGGACTAGGGAGAATGCCTGAGAAAAAGGAACGTTCCTGTTTTCCGTCGCTCGGCCGAAAACTTTTGGCCAAGGGCTCCAGGGAGCAGCACCGCAATGGGGCGGTCACTCGACATGCGCGCCACACGGACGGCAATGACATCTTTCGACAGTTGAAAGGCAAAGCTGAGCGCCTTGTCCGCGCCTGTTCCACTGCTGGGTCACGACGAGAACGATAGGCGGTTGAATGTTGCCGAGATTGAGCTTTCCGGGCTCGCGCAGACCAGCCTCGAGATCTGGCCTATCGGCGAATGCGCCTTCAACGCGCCATAAGAACCGCCAGCCCCGGGTCCTCGATCATGGACTTGGTCACGCCGCCGAATATCCGCTCGCGCAGCCGGGAATGACCGTAAGCCCCCATGACCACGAGCTCGGCCCCGGTGTCGGTGGCATGCTGGCGAAGAATGTCGGCGACAGAATGGCCCGAACTCGGCAGGCGATCGACCGCGACCTTCGCGCCATGCCGGGAGAGATAGGCCGCCAGATCCGCTCCCGGCTCCGCTCCATGATGCCGTTCGTCTTCGATCGGATCGATCATGGCGACGCGGACCTCGTCGGCGGATGACAGGATATCGAGCGCCTCCCGCACGGCGCGCGAGGCTTCCAGGCTGGCGTCCCAGGCGACAAGGACGCGTTTCGGTTTCAACGTCGCGCGCGCTCCCTGAGGGACCAGCAGGATAGGCTTCCCGGACGAGAACAGGCTGCCCGCAAGGACCTTATCCTTAAGCAAGCCGCTTGCGAGCATCTCCGGTCCGACGATGGTCAGGTCGGCATAGCGGGCCCGCCGACCGATGATCTCATCCGTCCAGGACTGCTCCGGGTATTCGCTGCCGAGGTCGGCCGATACGGGGCCTTCCGACAGCATCCTGGATACCACCGAACTGCGCTTCTCCAGGGTTTCCATTTCGGCTTCGCGCTCCGCGAGCCAGGCCGGCGAGACCACTGCTGCGTATTCTCCGCCAGACGGAGGCGCCGCAATGACCACGACGAGCAGGGAAAGATGCGCGTCGATTTCCTCGCACAGACCGGCCGAGAGCCTCAGATCATCGTTTCCGTAATCGGGCCCGGTAACCGTGAGCAATGTCTTGAATGGCATGGGGGCCGCTCCTTGTTCGAAAACACGGAATGCAGCCTTAGCGAGTCGGTTGGAATCCTTCCTTGCGCTGAATCAAATGGCCCCCTCGCAAGATTGATCCCGGTCAACGTGCGTGCGCGTCGCATGGTTTAGCCTGACACCGATGGCTGGAGGCAGATCAATGAGATTCCGGACGACGATTGGTCTTTTCGCGCTGACGCTGAGCGCCGCGGCGGCGCAGCAGATGAGCAATGGACAGCAGGAATATCTGAATTCCTGCGCGGTCTGCCACGGCGTGGAAGGCAAGGGCGACGGGCCCTTGGCCGATGAGCTGCGCAAGCGCCCCGCCGATCTGACGACGCTGACGAAGCGCAATGGCGGGGAATTTCCCTACTGGCGGGTCTACGCCACGATCGACGGTCGCGGTCTCGTCCCGGCGCATGGTGAGCGCGACATGCCGGTGTGGGGCAATCAGTTCCTGCCTGACGACGTGAAGAAGTACGGTCCCTATGGCGGGGAGGCCGTAACCACGGAACGCATCCAAAACCTCACAGGTTATGTCCAGACGCTCCAACGCTAGGGAGGCTCATAGAGCTTCACTCGGCAAGGCCGAGGGATGACGCAACCAAGTCAAGGACGCACTTATGATCACCGAGAACCAGGATGTCGTGGTCGAGATGCTGAAGAACCCTGCCAGCCATGGCGAGGTTGGTCCGGTCGAGACGATCGAAACACATATTTCCCGGATCTTCCTCGTCGGGCGGCGCGCATTCAAGATGAAGCGGGCGGTCAAGCTGCCCTATGTCGACTTTTCGACGCCGGCGTTGCGGCTCGCCGCGTGCGAGAGGGAAGTGGAGCTGAACTCCATGACAGCGCCCGGCCTCTATCTCGATGTCCACCGCGT
This region of Mesorhizobium sp. M2A.F.Ca.ET.046.03.2.1 genomic DNA includes:
- a CDS encoding inositol-3-phosphate synthase — translated: MTSKKVRIGIVGVGNCASSLVQGLSYYRHANGNEPIPGLMHADLGGYHVDDIEVVCAFDVAENKVGRDVAEAIYTAPNNTFRFADVAPTGVRVDRGPTLDGIGKYLRDQIPESGEPVADVIARLRESGAEILICYLPVGSEAAAHFYAECALDAGCAFVNCIPVFIASRPEWRQRFEERGLPLVGDDIKSQVGATIVHRLLANLFRERGVRIDRTYQLNFGGNTDFLNMLERERLESKKISKTQSVTSQIDVPLEAGNIHVGPSDHVPWLTDRKWAYIRVEGTTFGGVPLNAELKLEVWDSPNSAGVVIDAVRCAKLALDRGIAGALTGPSSYFMKSPPEQFTDAEARLRTLAFIAGNDEPMLDAAE
- a CDS encoding histidine phosphatase family protein: MTTTFFLIRHAAHDHVGSYLAGRLEGVRLGEAGQAQALHLARRMAREPLAAILSSPRERTLETAKPIAIACEIEKIAICKELDEIDFGEWSGKTFEELNGDASWRLWNDQRQSARTPSGETMLDVQHRMIGLMDALRENGQGQCIALVSHADVIKAAVCAILGLPLGDCFRFDIAPASITTVVHGDWGSKLVRLNEIA
- a CDS encoding glycosyltransferase, whose amino-acid sequence is MRMVIFGLTVTSSWGNGHATLWRGLIGALAPLGWSISFFERDTPYYAGARDIDRLKGGNIVLYADWEDIRQEAEAAIREADVVIVTSYCPDAVEASRIANDSCRGLKVFYDLDTPVTLASIERGDYPAYFEPKGLRDFDLVLSYTGGPAIDTLKSILGARHVLPLYGHVDPDRHRPAQPRPEFACDLSYLGTYAADRQAAVERLLVAPAARLPNRRFVIGGAQYPQDFPWSSNIYFVRHLPPADHPAFFSSSRLTLNVTREAMARQGWCPSGRLFEAAACGAAIISDDWAGLDSFFTPGSEILLAHSTGDVVAALGLSDNEIATLGRRARERVLDEHTSAHRAAELDRILNDAFASTSRGTMEEAV
- a CDS encoding sugar phosphate nucleotidyltransferase, with product MFGIVPAAGRGSRIQPLGFSKELLPVGSRLDGQTERPCAVSEYLVRRMVRNGVDRICFIIGSGKSDILEYYAAGYGDAAAIFVAQPSPIGLCDAIFRAAPLVTPDETVLIGLPDTIWFPEDGFCRLADDRLSFLMFPVDRPELFDAVVLDENGRVEQIQVKQADAATNWVWGAFKMPGRIFHQLAALWRQRDGVDEYFGTLVNAYLAGGGEAYGVKAGTAYVDVGTFNGYRTALRLLESNDAIDDGTLPTFASQDCPAVPTVPGEGA
- a CDS encoding TIGR04290 family methyltransferase, encoding MLHSSTEIRRRIDALGPWFHNMELAGVETAPDHFLGNYPLIKWRKFADAIPTDLSGKSVLDIGCNAGFYSIEMKKRGADRVLGIDFDQAYLAQARFAAEIADCEIEFRELSVYDVASLGERFDIVLFMGVLYHLRHPLLALDLIRGHVASDLMIFQSMQRGSNEVLPLEQNYHFWTRDLFDQPEFPKLHFIEHRYADDPTNWWIPNRACTEAMLRSAGFEILLHPEDEVYFCRASGEPAGSAAVYPSKGETHD
- a CDS encoding beta-xylosidase; its protein translation is MIEAAMIWNEPNNKSHWDPELDPDWSRFATMATLAADAIGRENPAITKVLGGISPIDAGFMTRMKEFGVLDHVDAVAVHGFPLDWNLWQIHEWPHKLGEIATVADIPVWVSEVGVSTFGAEEVQVWGLRRTAELLLGLAPRVQWYSLYDLPRSWEATTRHREAEGSSYYRHFYMGLLREDGTPKPALEEFVRHTPQMGLVQWFHYEDHRLDDAVAWMERLGVTHLRTGLSWADSFRPNALDWFDRQMEALADFNVTVTFCFTPEHRGLQPHHTSPPQIPEEFAEFCAEMIRRYAPAIGDEMAPTQRVSAAW
- a CDS encoding glycosyltransferase family 4 protein — its product is MTLTVLNVAYPLAPVGPDAVGGAEQVLSALDRALVEKGHRSVVVACHGSSTAGVLVETPAEAGVLDEAAKDRAHQAHRDAIATARARWPIDVVHLHGIDFDAYLPDDGPTLVTLHLPLGWYPPEVLAPSREDLWLHAVSPAQHRTAPAGSRLARPIPNGVDVHALNELRSRRNFALVLSRICPEKGIHLAIEAAKRAGMPLAIAGQVYPYETHLRYFADEVRPRLDRQRRFLGPLGFCAKRRLLNTARCLVIPSLAPETSSLVAMEALACGTPVVAFPNGALPDVVQHGRTGFLVNDVEETAKAIIASGALDHEACRAEARRRFSLERMTASYMDAYEALAKLGTRRALLGTG
- a CDS encoding GNAT family N-acetyltransferase; this encodes MGGLRTEIIRDARAFEDLEPHWWRLWRRSISATPFQSPAWLIPWWRTFAPGDLAAIAVWSGDALAGLAPLYVERHDRGQRLLPIGISLSDYLDILCVPELEAKAGAAIADAVLSLEWSQWILPDLPADAVSLSLELPNAQERRSMAQAACPVLPLDGDRTLAYSVPARRRRQLRRAERAARRRGAVVVRRGESDPQIFLDRLIRLHGARWAGHGGGVLSDLAVEFHRRALPRLADNGLARCLTIEIGDAVVGAYYGFHHRDRAYAYLGGFDPAYAEESPGAILIGHAIAEAANEGAREFDFLRGREGYKYGWGANDRWTAQKVWMRSAPP
- a CDS encoding class I SAM-dependent methyltransferase yields the protein MTPARQTGAIARRLIEDYMADGLSVDNALAKLAVCVDKTTSAAQLADVALDMRPSHVPRRRWLEGIATMLRDKADAFDAVRRVAACVSHDRVNGETAAITVERLAGGFDRAAAISPAASVQLSSLGDEDSLSATTGEIALWLERQGMLGTRNRILDIGCGIGRLEHALGAMAGRIVGIDISPRMIALARRRCAGVANVEFRLTSGLDLGDFADQSFDGVLALDSFPYLVLAGVAERHFGEISRVLRPEGMAAILNYSYRASPDIDSRDINRLAHAFGMDVLVDGEMPFGSWDGTVFLIRVAGGT
- a CDS encoding sigma-70 family RNA polymerase sigma factor; the encoded protein is MSNPDAGEVSVVDLIPALRAFARTFCRVPDDADDLVQETLTKGLANLDKFEPGTRLKSWLFTIMRNTHYTRVKAAAREAPGLLDCASTRPISEPSQDWSVQSKEVHRAIQKLPSHQREVLVLIGVLGVSYEETAEICGCAVGTVKSRLNRARAGVLEFLGESSPQALIERRRQFSDDHWDTEGARR